In one window of Microbacterium profundi DNA:
- a CDS encoding TadE family protein, producing the protein MAKSDDGSAALEFITVGVILLVPLAYLVITLGAVQESLLGVEAAARHTARVIGQADDVESAAVNGDAVLASVVDQYGMDAENVEVSMSCSPAGAACPSAGATVIVTVTTRVSLPFVPPIFGLDKAASIPLEAAAAQKVSRLWGTG; encoded by the coding sequence ACGACGGCTCGGCAGCCCTGGAGTTCATCACGGTCGGCGTCATCCTCCTCGTCCCGCTCGCATACCTCGTGATCACTCTCGGCGCGGTGCAGGAGAGCCTTCTCGGTGTCGAGGCCGCGGCGAGACACACCGCCAGGGTGATCGGCCAGGCCGACGACGTCGAGTCAGCGGCGGTCAACGGCGACGCCGTGCTCGCGAGCGTCGTGGACCAATACGGGATGGATGCCGAGAACGTCGAGGTGTCCATGTCGTGCTCCCCGGCAGGAGCCGCGTGCCCCTCGGCCGGCGCGACGGTCATCGTCACGGTGACCACGCGCGTCTCGCTGCCGTTCGTGCCGCCGATCTTCGGCCTCGACAAGGCTGCGAGCATTCCGCTTGAAGCCGCCGCTGCGCAGAAGGTGTCGCGTCTGTGGGGCACCGGATGA
- a CDS encoding pilus assembly protein TadG-related protein, whose protein sequence is MTRSSIFADDQDGSILPLLLGYVALAIAVIFVCTCATDLYIAQKRLDSLADAAALAGADGFTLVVDGDAVRAELTDAGVQEQALAIVDAVAADATLVSASAPDGVTARVTVATAWRPPLFSPFVPEGVPLEATATSRTALR, encoded by the coding sequence ATGACGCGGTCTTCGATCTTCGCGGATGACCAGGACGGCAGCATCCTCCCGCTCCTGCTCGGATACGTCGCGCTCGCGATCGCCGTGATCTTCGTCTGCACCTGCGCGACCGATCTGTACATCGCGCAGAAGCGGCTCGATTCCCTCGCGGATGCCGCGGCGCTCGCCGGAGCCGACGGATTCACCCTCGTCGTCGACGGCGACGCGGTGCGTGCCGAGCTGACGGATGCCGGAGTGCAGGAGCAGGCGCTCGCGATCGTCGACGCAGTGGCGGCCGACGCGACTCTCGTCTCGGCATCCGCTCCCGACGGCGTCACCGCACGTGTGACTGTCGCCACCGCCTGGCGCCCGCCCTTGTTCTCACCGTTCGTGCCGGAAGGCGTACCGCTGGAAGCCACGGCGACGAGCCGCACGGCGCTGCGGTAG
- a CDS encoding MFS transporter → MVYLPTILFALGEGAVIPLIPVIAANMGADVASAALVASALVIGQLCGNLPAGWAVARIGERFTMVIAGVISIGAVIGMVLAPVLAIFAASVFLLGFCAAAFGLARHAFMTTRVPVAFRARALSLLGGSFRLGVFVGPFVTAALLQVFNEHAAIWFFLGCLIVMVVLVLFGPDPEKTTPSIGSNSTLAEDTGEAVTGSIPTAERLGIFRTMWEYRGVLGRLGLAAACLSGVRSARQVVLPLWGVSLGLDAQTIALVVGVSGAIDFALFYASGQVMDRFGRLWAAMPAMVLMGIGFLVLSFTHDGDSAVLWFGMLAAVLGVGNGLSSGILLTLGADTAPKQEPAAFLGSWRTLTDAGGAVTPLIVSAVTAIASLSVASGVIGVVGLIGALGFIRWIPRFSPRPDR, encoded by the coding sequence ATGGTGTACCTCCCCACGATCCTGTTCGCCCTCGGAGAGGGCGCCGTCATCCCGCTGATCCCGGTGATCGCCGCGAACATGGGTGCCGACGTCGCCTCGGCCGCGCTGGTCGCATCGGCGCTCGTGATCGGGCAGCTGTGCGGCAACCTCCCCGCCGGATGGGCGGTCGCCCGAATCGGCGAGCGCTTCACGATGGTGATCGCCGGCGTGATCTCCATCGGCGCCGTCATCGGGATGGTGCTCGCTCCGGTGCTTGCGATCTTCGCAGCATCCGTGTTCCTGCTGGGGTTCTGCGCTGCGGCCTTCGGACTCGCCAGGCACGCGTTCATGACGACCAGGGTGCCGGTCGCGTTCCGGGCCAGGGCACTGTCGCTGCTAGGCGGCAGCTTCCGCCTCGGCGTGTTCGTCGGCCCGTTCGTCACCGCCGCTCTGCTGCAGGTGTTCAACGAGCATGCCGCGATCTGGTTCTTCCTCGGCTGCCTGATCGTCATGGTGGTGCTGGTGCTGTTCGGACCCGATCCGGAGAAGACGACGCCGTCGATCGGGTCGAACTCCACTCTCGCGGAGGACACCGGAGAGGCGGTGACCGGCTCGATCCCGACGGCCGAACGTCTCGGGATCTTCCGCACCATGTGGGAGTACCGTGGCGTGCTCGGGCGACTGGGGCTGGCTGCCGCTTGCCTGTCCGGGGTGCGATCGGCACGGCAGGTCGTGCTGCCACTGTGGGGCGTGTCGCTGGGGCTCGACGCGCAGACCATCGCGCTGGTCGTCGGTGTCTCCGGAGCGATCGACTTCGCCCTCTTCTACGCGAGCGGCCAGGTCATGGACCGCTTCGGGAGGCTGTGGGCGGCGATGCCGGCGATGGTGCTGATGGGCATCGGGTTCCTCGTGCTCTCGTTCACGCACGACGGCGATTCCGCAGTGCTGTGGTTCGGGATGCTGGCGGCCGTGCTGGGCGTCGGAAACGGCCTCTCCAGCGGCATTCTGCTGACGCTCGGCGCCGACACCGCACCGAAGCAGGAACCGGCGGCTTTCCTCGGCTCGTGGCGGACGCTCACGGACGCCGGTGGCGCTGTCACCCCGCTGATCGTGTCCGCGGTGACCGCGATCGCCTCGCTGTCCGTGGCATCGGGCGTGATCGGCGTCGTGGGACTGATCGGGGCGCTCGGTTTCATCCGCTGGATCCCCCGGTTCAGCCCTCGGCCGGATCGCTGA